From one Amaranthus tricolor cultivar Red isolate AtriRed21 chromosome 17, ASM2621246v1, whole genome shotgun sequence genomic stretch:
- the LOC130804819 gene encoding elicitor-responsive protein 3-like: protein MAQGTLEVVLVNAKGLENTDFLNNMDPYVILNYRSQKQKSSIASGQGSTPEWNETFVFNVNSGGADLILKIMDSDYGTEDDCVGEAVIPLEAALHEGRIPTTSYNVVKDQVFCGQIRVGLSFTREAHRRDRGMQAEEESYGGWKHSS, encoded by the exons ATGGCTCAAGGAACATTAGAAGTTGTTCTTGTTAATGCCAAAGGTCTTGAAAACACAGATTTTCTAA ATAACATGGATCCGTATGTGATTCTCAATTATAGAAGCCAGAAGCAGAAAAGCAGCATTGCATCAG GACAAGGATCTACACCAGAATGGAACGAGACTTTTGTGTTCAATGTAAATTCTGGAGGGGCTGATCTAATTCTTAAAATTATGGACAGTGATTATGGAACTGAGGATGATTGTGTTGGAGAAGCTGT TATACCATTGGAAGCAGCTTTACATGAAGGGAGGATTCCAACTACATCATACAATGTGGTCAAGGATCAAGTATTTTGTGGACAGATCAGAGTCGGTCTCTCCTTTACTCGCGAG GCTCATCGTCGTGATCGTGGAATGCAAGCAGAAGAAGAAAGCTATGGTGGATGGAAACACTCTTCATGA